The Echinicola rosea genome has a segment encoding these proteins:
- a CDS encoding RsmB/NOP family class I SAM-dependent RNA methyltransferase — MRLYSNTVRGVVSAIEQIFYDQQYADKVIEKTLKSNKKWGARDRGFIAESVYEMVRWWRLINEVSPSEDLYHLFGTYWLLQGHHLPPWEEFEGVSVNAVKRKYEALTSRAALQSIPDWLDEMGAELLGEKWDDEINALNEQAQVVLRVNTLKTTREALMNQLQEDGVETYAPKGYPDALILAKRQNIFRNPAFKEGLYEIQDASSQLVANALGVEPGMRVIDACAGAGGKSLHLATLMGDKGRVLSMDIESWKLKNTKLRARRNGISIIETRTIEDNKTIKRLKESADRLLLDVPCSGLGVLRRNPDTKWKLSPESISNVQAIQQDILQNYCSMVKPGGIMVYATCSILPTENQQQVEKFLQSEKGQHFKLLEDQKVLAHESGFDGFYIARLERK; from the coding sequence ATGAGGCTTTATTCCAATACGGTCAGAGGCGTGGTCAGTGCCATTGAACAAATCTTTTATGACCAGCAATATGCGGACAAGGTGATCGAAAAGACCTTGAAATCCAACAAAAAATGGGGTGCCAGAGACCGCGGGTTTATTGCCGAGTCAGTTTATGAAATGGTTCGATGGTGGCGGTTGATCAATGAAGTAAGCCCTTCGGAGGACCTTTATCACCTATTTGGCACTTACTGGTTGCTGCAAGGGCATCACTTACCGCCATGGGAGGAATTTGAAGGTGTGAGCGTCAATGCGGTCAAAAGGAAATACGAAGCCCTTACTTCGCGTGCTGCCCTCCAATCCATTCCAGATTGGCTCGATGAAATGGGAGCTGAACTCCTCGGTGAAAAATGGGACGATGAGATCAATGCCCTCAACGAACAAGCGCAAGTAGTCCTCCGAGTAAACACCCTCAAAACTACCCGTGAAGCCCTAATGAACCAACTCCAAGAAGATGGCGTGGAGACCTACGCGCCAAAAGGCTATCCGGATGCGCTGATATTGGCCAAACGCCAGAACATCTTCCGCAACCCTGCATTCAAGGAGGGCTTGTACGAAATCCAAGACGCCTCTTCCCAATTGGTCGCCAATGCGCTCGGGGTGGAGCCAGGTATGCGTGTAATCGACGCCTGTGCAGGAGCCGGTGGCAAATCCCTTCACCTCGCCACCTTGATGGGGGACAAAGGCCGTGTCCTCTCCATGGATATCGAAAGCTGGAAGCTTAAAAATACCAAGTTACGGGCCAGAAGAAATGGCATTAGCATCATCGAAACCCGCACGATCGAAGATAATAAAACCATCAAGCGCCTTAAGGAATCTGCCGACCGGCTATTGCTGGATGTGCCTTGCTCGGGTCTGGGCGTGCTCAGAAGAAACCCGGACACCAAATGGAAGCTTAGCCCTGAATCCATCTCCAATGTACAAGCCATTCAGCAGGATATCCTCCAAAATTACTGCTCCATGGTCAAGCCGGGGGGCATCATGGTTTACGCTACCTGCAGTATCTTACCCACTGAAAACCAGCAACAAGTAGAGAAATTCCTGCAGTCTGAAAAAGGACAGCATTTCAAACTTCTTGAGGATCAGAAGGTACTCGCCCATGAGAGTGGGTTTGATGGGTTTTACATTGCCCGATTGGAACGTAAATAA